From Haloarcula hispanica ATCC 33960, the proteins below share one genomic window:
- a CDS encoding 50S ribosomal protein L16: MSDKPASMYRDIDKPAYTRREYITGIPGSKIAQHKMGRKQKDADDYPVQISLIVEETVQLRHGSLEASRLSANRHMIKELGEEGDYKMTLRKFPHQVLRENKQATGAGADRVSDGMRAAFGKIVGTAARVQAGEQLFTAYVNVEDAEHVKEAFRRAYNKITPSCRIKVERGEEKLIA, encoded by the coding sequence ATGTCGGACAAACCCGCCTCAATGTACCGGGACATCGACAAGCCCGCGTACACCCGACGCGAATACATCACAGGCATTCCCGGGTCGAAGATCGCACAGCACAAGATGGGCCGCAAGCAGAAGGACGCCGACGACTACCCCGTCCAGATCAGCCTCATCGTCGAGGAGACCGTCCAGCTCCGTCACGGTTCGCTGGAGGCCTCCCGCCTGTCGGCCAACCGCCACATGATCAAGGAGCTCGGCGAAGAGGGTGACTACAAGATGACCCTCCGGAAGTTCCCCCACCAGGTCCTGCGCGAGAACAAGCAGGCGACCGGTGCTGGGGCCGACCGTGTCTCTGACGGGATGCGCGCCGCCTTCGGGAAGATCGTCGGCACCGCCGCCCGCGTCCAAGCCGGCGAACAGCTGTTCACCGCTTACGTCAACGTCGAGGACGCAGAGCACGTCAAGGAAGCGTTCCGCCGCGCATACAACAAGATCACGCCCTCTTGCCGCATCAAGGTCGAACGCGGCGAAGAGAAGCTGATCGCGTAA
- a CDS encoding phosphoglycerate kinase has translation MTFQTLDDLDDGQRVLVRLDLNSPVEDGTVQDNRRFDRHAETISELVDRGFEVAVLAHQGRPGRDDFVSLAQHADILAEHIDHDVDFVDETYGPQAIHDIAALDGGDVLVLENTRMCDDELPEEDPEIKSQTEFVQTLKDEFDAYINDAYSAAHRSHASLVGFPLVMDAYAGRVMETEYEANTAIAEKEFDGQVTMVVGGTKATDVIDVMTHLDEKVDDFLLGGIAGELFLRAAGYPVGYDIDDANLYDEQWEQNSEKIESMLEDHRDQITLAVDLAYEDENGDRAEQAVDDIEEKSVSYLDVGSETVMEYSPIIRDSEAVFVKGALGMFEDERFSVGTAGVLEAIADTDCFSVVGGGDTSRAIEMYGMEEDEFGHVSIAGGAYIRALTGAELVGVEALQR, from the coding sequence ATGACCTTCCAGACGCTCGACGACCTCGACGACGGACAGCGCGTCCTCGTTCGCCTCGACCTCAATTCACCGGTAGAGGACGGCACGGTACAGGACAACCGACGGTTCGACCGCCACGCGGAGACGATCAGCGAACTCGTCGACCGCGGGTTCGAGGTTGCAGTGCTGGCCCACCAGGGCCGTCCTGGCCGCGACGACTTCGTCTCGCTTGCCCAGCACGCCGACATTCTCGCGGAACACATTGACCACGACGTGGATTTCGTCGACGAGACCTACGGGCCGCAGGCGATTCACGACATCGCGGCCCTCGACGGCGGCGACGTACTCGTTCTGGAGAACACGCGGATGTGCGACGACGAACTGCCGGAGGAAGACCCGGAAATCAAATCACAGACGGAGTTCGTCCAGACGCTCAAAGACGAGTTCGACGCCTACATCAACGACGCCTACTCCGCGGCCCACCGCTCGCACGCCTCGCTGGTGGGCTTCCCGCTGGTCATGGACGCCTACGCCGGCCGCGTGATGGAAACCGAGTACGAGGCCAACACCGCCATCGCCGAGAAGGAGTTCGACGGGCAGGTGACGATGGTCGTCGGCGGGACGAAGGCCACGGACGTCATCGACGTGATGACCCACCTCGACGAGAAGGTCGACGACTTCCTGTTGGGCGGCATCGCCGGAGAACTGTTCCTGCGAGCCGCTGGCTACCCGGTCGGCTACGACATCGATGACGCGAACCTCTACGACGAGCAGTGGGAGCAAAACAGCGAGAAGATCGAGTCCATGCTCGAAGACCACCGCGACCAGATCACGCTCGCGGTCGACCTGGCCTACGAGGACGAGAACGGCGACCGCGCCGAGCAGGCCGTCGACGACATCGAGGAAAAGAGCGTCTCCTACCTCGACGTCGGGAGCGAGACCGTCATGGAGTACTCGCCGATCATCCGGGACTCCGAGGCCGTCTTCGTGAAGGGCGCACTGGGGATGTTCGAGGACGAGCGGTTCTCGGTCGGCACCGCCGGCGTGCTCGAAGCCATCGCCGACACCGACTGCTTCTCCGTCGTCGGCGGCGGCGACACCTCACGAGCTATCGAGATGTACGGGATGGAAGAAGACGAGTTCGGCCACGTCTCTATCGCGGGCGGGGCCTACATCCGGGCGCTGACCGGCGCGGAACTGGTCGGCGTCGAAGCGCTACAGCGTTAA
- a CDS encoding ATP-grasp domain-containing protein, translated as MYRLAVATNAETFERMQGPLAARDIEVGHVKTAERTLALDESPFDEYDVGFVYPSRIMEGAVADAMLDVPWVNDREAILRSRNKADVLARLGRADVPVPETVVVSNPASEAELTAAFERFDPPVVVKPNSTTRGVGVAKAHDLDSFLGIVDYLDLVHDYRAVGDQSFLVQEYVADAADYRVMVVDGEYVGAVERRLPDASRAQGRWKHNVHRGAEAEGQELPAALRELAEDAADELEIPYLGVDLLVTEDRAVVNETNARPTIDSATKYEDGFWDDLAALIRQTAEQ; from the coding sequence ATGTACAGGCTGGCCGTCGCCACGAACGCCGAGACCTTCGAGCGGATGCAGGGGCCGCTGGCGGCCCGTGACATCGAGGTGGGCCACGTCAAGACAGCTGAGCGGACGCTGGCGCTCGACGAGAGTCCCTTCGACGAGTACGACGTGGGCTTCGTCTATCCCTCCCGAATCATGGAGGGAGCGGTCGCCGACGCCATGCTGGACGTGCCATGGGTCAACGACCGCGAGGCTATCCTCCGCTCGCGGAACAAGGCCGACGTGCTGGCGCGTCTCGGCCGTGCGGACGTCCCCGTTCCCGAGACCGTCGTCGTGTCGAACCCGGCGAGCGAGGCCGAGCTGACGGCGGCCTTCGAGCGATTCGACCCGCCCGTGGTCGTGAAGCCGAACTCGACGACCCGCGGCGTCGGCGTGGCCAAGGCTCACGATCTGGATTCGTTTCTCGGCATCGTCGACTACCTCGATCTGGTCCACGACTACCGCGCGGTCGGCGATCAGTCGTTTCTCGTTCAGGAGTACGTCGCCGACGCCGCCGACTACCGCGTGATGGTCGTCGACGGCGAGTACGTCGGCGCGGTGGAGCGCCGCCTCCCCGACGCGAGCCGCGCGCAGGGCCGGTGGAAACACAACGTCCACCGCGGGGCCGAAGCCGAAGGGCAGGAACTGCCAGCGGCGCTACGGGAACTGGCCGAAGACGCGGCCGACGAACTGGAGATTCCGTACCTCGGCGTCGACCTGCTGGTGACCGAGGACCGCGCAGTCGTCAACGAGACGAACGCCCGCCCGACAATCGACTCGGCGACGAAGTACGAGGACGGCTTCTGGGACGACCTGGCGGCGTTGATACGGCAAACGGCTGAGCAGTAG
- a CDS encoding NOG1 family protein yields MSHPFEGLPTTPTAEELVDKAFSRASRAGGAKDGNEAQQSMLMTASNIASDNMENVVTAWPTIDDLDPFYIELADAVIGEAYPADNDPGIDALKQHLAEVSWAADKVVEIRQEYESRVARGDIDTARKLRKQAFARIADVVEEVEDNLAAISTAHNALKDIPDIRPDEPAIVVAGYPNVGKSSFVNRVTRADNEIASYPFTTTQIRVGHFEDQRIRYQLVDTPGLLDRPPEDRNEIESQAVSALEHLADAVLVFVDPSGECGYPLADQLELRNDIEARFDVPVLTIANKSDLSTDVEADHYMSVTEDDNVDGVLQAAIDAVGYEIELPFDE; encoded by the coding sequence ATGAGCCATCCCTTCGAGGGTCTGCCGACGACGCCCACCGCCGAGGAGCTCGTGGACAAAGCCTTCTCGCGGGCGTCGCGCGCCGGCGGGGCCAAGGACGGGAACGAAGCCCAGCAGTCGATGCTGATGACGGCGTCGAACATCGCCTCCGACAACATGGAGAACGTGGTGACGGCGTGGCCGACGATCGACGATCTGGACCCCTTCTATATCGAACTCGCCGACGCGGTCATCGGCGAAGCCTACCCCGCAGACAACGACCCCGGTATCGACGCGCTGAAACAGCACCTCGCAGAGGTTTCGTGGGCCGCCGACAAGGTCGTCGAGATCCGCCAGGAGTACGAGAGCCGCGTCGCCCGCGGCGACATCGACACCGCCCGGAAACTCCGCAAGCAGGCGTTCGCCCGTATCGCCGACGTGGTCGAGGAGGTCGAAGACAACCTCGCCGCCATCTCGACGGCGCACAACGCCCTCAAAGACATCCCCGATATCCGCCCGGACGAGCCGGCCATCGTCGTCGCCGGCTACCCCAACGTCGGCAAGTCGTCCTTTGTCAACCGCGTCACGCGGGCCGACAACGAGATCGCCTCGTACCCGTTCACGACGACGCAGATCCGCGTCGGGCACTTCGAGGACCAGCGTATCCGCTACCAGCTGGTCGACACGCCCGGCCTGCTCGACCGGCCGCCGGAGGACCGCAATGAGATCGAGTCACAGGCCGTGAGCGCGCTCGAACACCTCGCCGACGCAGTCCTCGTGTTCGTCGACCCCAGCGGCGAGTGTGGCTACCCGCTCGCAGACCAGTTGGAACTGCGCAACGACATCGAAGCGCGCTTCGACGTGCCTGTACTGACGATTGCGAACAAGAGCGACCTCTCGACGGACGTGGAGGCCGACCACTACATGAGCGTCACCGAAGACGACAACGTCGACGGCGTGTTGCAGGCCGCTATCGACGCGGTGGGGTACGAGATCGAACTGCCGTTTGACGAATAG
- the pdxT gene encoding pyridoxal 5'-phosphate synthase glutaminase subunit PdxT: MTLRAGVLAVQGDVSEHGDAIRRAAAAHDQTAEVVEIRESGVVPDCDVLLLPGGESTTISRLIHREGIADEIQSHVDAGKPVLATCAGLIVSASDAQDDRVDTLNVIDVSVERNAFGRQKDSFEAPLAVEGLDDPFPAVFIRAPVIDYVGTDVEVLATWDDHPVAVREGPVVGTSFHPELTEDPRIHDLAFFDSVES; the protein is encoded by the coding sequence ATGACGCTACGCGCGGGTGTACTCGCGGTTCAGGGCGATGTCTCTGAACACGGAGACGCGATCAGGCGGGCGGCAGCGGCCCACGACCAGACGGCGGAGGTCGTCGAGATACGCGAGTCCGGGGTCGTCCCCGACTGCGATGTGCTGTTGCTACCGGGCGGGGAATCGACCACGATATCGCGGCTCATCCACCGGGAGGGCATCGCCGACGAAATCCAGTCCCACGTCGACGCCGGCAAGCCGGTGCTGGCGACGTGTGCCGGGCTCATCGTCAGCGCGAGCGACGCACAGGACGACCGCGTCGACACGCTGAACGTCATCGACGTCTCCGTCGAGCGCAACGCGTTCGGGCGACAGAAGGACAGCTTCGAAGCTCCACTGGCGGTCGAGGGTCTTGACGACCCGTTCCCGGCGGTGTTCATCCGCGCACCGGTCATCGACTACGTCGGCACGGACGTCGAAGTGCTGGCGACGTGGGACGACCACCCAGTCGCGGTCCGTGAGGGACCGGTCGTCGGCACGTCGTTCCACCCCGAACTGACCGAAGACCCGCGCATCCACGACCTGGCCTTTTTCGACTCGGTGGAGTCGTAG
- a CDS encoding riboflavin synthase, with amino-acid sequence MFTGIVETTGEVQAVIDDEGGRRMRIGAPFEGLDHGQSISVSGVCLTVEKAADGEWFEVFLAQETLARTFFDDLDGGDRVNLERAMPADGRFDGHIVQGHVDTTAEIVGIEQEGEDWTFTFSLPEAHQDYLVQKGSITVDGISLTVADRRSEEFDVAIIPTTYAETTLSEKSVGDPVHLEVDVVAKYVEQLV; translated from the coding sequence ATGTTCACCGGAATCGTCGAGACGACCGGCGAGGTGCAGGCGGTTATTGACGACGAGGGCGGGCGTCGGATGCGGATCGGCGCGCCGTTCGAGGGACTCGACCACGGCCAGTCGATCAGCGTCAGCGGCGTCTGTCTCACCGTCGAGAAGGCGGCCGACGGTGAGTGGTTCGAGGTGTTTCTCGCCCAGGAGACCCTCGCCCGGACGTTCTTCGATGACCTCGACGGCGGTGACCGGGTGAACCTTGAGCGGGCGATGCCGGCCGACGGCCGGTTCGACGGCCACATCGTGCAAGGCCACGTCGACACGACGGCCGAGATCGTCGGTATCGAACAGGAGGGCGAGGACTGGACGTTCACGTTCTCCCTGCCCGAGGCCCATCAGGACTATCTGGTTCAGAAAGGGTCGATAACGGTCGACGGCATCAGCCTGACCGTCGCCGACCGTCGCTCCGAGGAGTTCGACGTGGCGATCATTCCGACGACGTACGCCGAGACGACGCTGTCGGAGAAGTCGGTCGGCGATCCAGTCCACTTAGAGGTCGACGTGGTCGCGAAATACGTCGAGCAGTTGGTCTAA
- a CDS encoding Hsp20/alpha crystallin family protein yields the protein MRRDDSDDPFDEFFREIERMMDEMMGAEGDVHIDRDTGGGGADLHVDVHETDEEIRVVADVPGVDKDAIDLKCDGTVLTINAESPEREYHERLTLPTRVDEHSAAATYNNGILEVTFDPEEDSADIEL from the coding sequence ATGAGACGCGATGACAGTGACGACCCGTTCGACGAGTTCTTCCGGGAAATAGAGCGGATGATGGACGAGATGATGGGGGCCGAAGGCGACGTCCACATCGACCGGGACACCGGTGGCGGTGGGGCCGACCTCCACGTCGACGTTCACGAAACCGACGAGGAGATCCGGGTCGTCGCCGACGTTCCGGGCGTCGACAAGGACGCAATCGACCTCAAGTGCGACGGCACTGTCCTCACGATCAACGCCGAAAGTCCGGAGCGCGAGTACCACGAACGACTGACCCTGCCGACCCGCGTCGACGAACACTCAGCCGCCGCGACGTACAACAACGGCATCCTCGAAGTCACCTTCGACCCCGAAGAGGACTCCGCGGACATCGAACTGTAG
- a CDS encoding universal stress protein, with protein MYDDILFPTDGSDGADEALSHALELAETHDATIHVLSVVDSTYLGSAAAEATTIESLQEQTEQVIDETIDDIAAHGAAVVAEHRMGDPYEEIIDYAETAGVDMIVMGTHGRSGLDRFLLGSVTEKVVRTADAPVLTVRLSGDT; from the coding sequence GTGTACGACGACATTCTCTTCCCGACGGACGGCAGTGACGGCGCGGACGAAGCGCTTTCACACGCACTCGAACTGGCGGAGACGCACGACGCGACGATTCACGTGCTCTCTGTCGTCGATTCGACGTATCTCGGGAGCGCCGCGGCAGAAGCAACGACCATCGAATCGCTGCAGGAACAGACCGAGCAGGTCATCGACGAGACTATCGACGATATCGCCGCCCACGGCGCGGCCGTTGTTGCCGAGCACCGAATGGGCGACCCCTATGAGGAGATTATCGACTACGCCGAGACGGCGGGTGTCGATATGATCGTTATGGGAACCCACGGGCGGAGCGGTCTGGATCGGTTTCTGCTGGGGAGCGTCACCGAGAAAGTTGTTCGGACGGCGGACGCGCCGGTGTTGACGGTCCGACTGTCCGGCGATACGTAG
- the hisE gene encoding phosphoribosyl-ATP diphosphatase: MSDDTGDVIDELFAVIEDRKANLPEDSYTASLFTHEKGENAVLEKLGEETTELILAAKDDDTEELAHESADIVYHLLVLLSMKDMDVDDLRAELAKRR, translated from the coding sequence ATGAGCGACGACACCGGCGACGTTATCGACGAACTGTTCGCTGTCATCGAGGACCGCAAGGCGAACCTTCCCGAGGACTCCTACACGGCGTCACTGTTCACCCACGAGAAGGGCGAAAATGCCGTTCTGGAGAAGCTGGGCGAGGAGACGACGGAGCTGATTCTGGCGGCCAAAGACGACGATACCGAAGAGCTCGCCCACGAATCGGCCGATATCGTCTATCACCTGCTCGTTCTGCTGTCGATGAAAGACATGGACGTCGACGATTTGCGTGCAGAACTGGCCAAGCGGCGGTAA
- a CDS encoding response regulator — protein MGHVASGITVLCVDDEPSYADLIATHLERNDEAIDATGVTSATDGLSYLDAHDVDCIVSDYDMPGIDGLEFLEAVRARDPDMPFLLFTSQGSESLASEAVTAGVTDYIQKVQGSQQYAVLAQRIRNTVERVRAKATADTAQERTKRILDATSDAALISVADTVVYANPAAVEFFGAADSDDLCDRPLTDLVEPTTDGGTETVERVVENGQTAGQVSRTIRTLAGNSVQASVTACDVTWDGEDGTVSVISDRGDTDEREQRLEALHEATRQLMAAEVHNEVAGIGVNAAAEIIGLDANAVHLLNDDGELEPVAATASARELVGDIPTFGPGDSIAWRVYERGEATAVPDVRLEEDVQNPETPIRSELYLPLGEHGILIAASTTVDAFDEADIVAGRVLAANMEAALAAVERDRQLRDREQELSTQNDRLEQFATVVSHDLRNPLNVAIGRLGALKEECDDDSNMAAIEQALERMQALIDDLLLLARTGDDITEMETVALATAVEDCWEVVDTGDATLVVDTDRKIQADMTRLKQLLENLIRNAVEHSATDSRIQSGGTDKHDIPGVTVTISEIPGGFAVSDDGTGIPEADREAVFESGYSTTTDGTGFGLSIISQIAAAHGWTVTLTESDAGGARFEFTGVDVVSE, from the coding sequence ATGGGCCATGTGGCGTCGGGCATTACAGTCCTCTGTGTCGATGACGAACCGTCGTACGCAGACCTGATCGCGACACATCTCGAACGCAACGACGAGGCGATCGACGCCACCGGAGTCACGAGCGCTACGGACGGACTATCGTATCTGGATGCGCACGACGTGGACTGCATCGTCAGCGACTACGATATGCCCGGCATCGACGGGCTGGAGTTTCTGGAGGCGGTCCGTGCCAGAGACCCGGATATGCCGTTCCTGTTATTTACCAGTCAGGGGAGCGAGTCGCTCGCAAGCGAGGCAGTCACGGCCGGCGTCACCGATTACATTCAAAAAGTGCAGGGGTCCCAGCAGTACGCCGTGCTCGCGCAGCGGATCCGAAACACAGTCGAGCGAGTCAGAGCGAAAGCAACGGCCGATACCGCACAGGAACGGACGAAACGGATTCTCGACGCAACGAGCGATGCGGCCCTCATCAGCGTCGCCGACACCGTCGTATACGCGAACCCGGCGGCGGTGGAGTTTTTCGGCGCAGCAGACAGCGACGACCTCTGTGACCGGCCACTGACTGACCTCGTCGAACCGACAACGGACGGCGGGACCGAGACCGTTGAACGCGTCGTCGAGAACGGCCAGACGGCCGGCCAAGTCAGCCGGACGATACGGACCCTCGCTGGCAACAGCGTGCAGGCCAGCGTCACGGCGTGTGACGTGACCTGGGACGGCGAAGACGGCACAGTGTCGGTCATCAGCGACCGGGGCGATACGGACGAGCGCGAACAGCGGCTCGAAGCGCTGCACGAGGCCACCCGGCAGTTGATGGCCGCCGAAGTCCACAACGAAGTTGCCGGGATCGGCGTCAACGCGGCCGCGGAGATTATCGGGCTCGACGCGAATGCTGTCCACCTCCTCAACGACGACGGGGAGTTAGAACCCGTCGCCGCGACCGCATCGGCTCGAGAGTTGGTCGGTGATATCCCGACGTTCGGGCCGGGCGACAGCATCGCCTGGCGGGTGTACGAGCGTGGCGAAGCGACCGCAGTCCCCGACGTGCGGCTGGAAGAGGACGTGCAGAACCCCGAGACACCGATACGCAGCGAACTGTATCTGCCGCTGGGGGAACACGGCATTCTCATCGCCGCATCGACGACCGTCGATGCATTCGACGAGGCAGACATCGTCGCTGGGCGGGTCCTCGCGGCGAACATGGAGGCGGCTCTCGCCGCCGTCGAGCGCGACAGACAGCTCCGTGACCGTGAGCAGGAACTATCGACGCAAAACGACCGTCTGGAACAGTTCGCGACAGTCGTCAGCCACGACCTTCGCAACCCTCTCAACGTCGCTATCGGCCGGCTGGGCGCGCTGAAAGAGGAGTGTGACGACGACAGCAATATGGCCGCGATAGAACAGGCTCTCGAGCGGATGCAGGCGCTGATTGACGACCTCCTGTTACTGGCCCGGACCGGCGACGACATTACAGAGATGGAAACGGTGGCACTGGCGACAGCAGTCGAGGACTGCTGGGAGGTCGTCGATACCGGCGACGCGACGTTGGTGGTCGACACCGACCGCAAGATACAGGCGGACATGACGCGGCTCAAACAGTTGCTGGAGAACCTGATCCGAAACGCCGTAGAGCACAGCGCTACGGACAGTCGGATTCAGTCCGGTGGTACCGATAAACACGACATACCAGGCGTGACAGTAACGATTAGCGAGATTCCGGGCGGGTTCGCAGTCTCGGATGACGGCACAGGCATCCCCGAAGCCGACCGGGAGGCGGTGTTCGAAAGCGGCTACTCGACGACAACTGACGGCACCGGGTTCGGGCTCTCGATTATCTCACAGATCGCCGCTGCGCATGGCTGGACAGTCACCCTCACTGAAAGCGATGCCGGCGGCGCACGCTTCGAGTTTACCGGCGTCGACGTGGTATCGGAGTAA
- the gap gene encoding type I glyceraldehyde-3-phosphate dehydrogenase, with protein MSEPVRVGLNGFGRIGRNVFRASLHNDNVEVVGINDVMDDSEIDYFAQYDTVMGELEGASVDDGVLTVEGTDFEAGIFHETDPTQLPWDDLDVDVAFEATGIFRTKEDASQHLDAGTDKVLISAPPKGDEPVKQLVYGVNHDEYDGEDVVSNASCTTNSITPVAKVLDEEFGINAGQLTTVHAYTGSQNLMDGPNGKPRRRRAAAENIIPTSTGAAQATTEVLPELEGKLDGMAIRVPVPNGSITEFVVDLDDDVTESDVNAAFEEAAAGELEGVLGVTSDDVVSSDILGDPYSTQVDLQSTNVVSGMTKILTWYDNEYGFSNRMLDVAEYITE; from the coding sequence ATGAGTGAGCCAGTCCGCGTCGGCCTCAACGGCTTCGGCCGTATCGGCCGCAACGTATTCCGCGCATCGTTACACAACGACAACGTCGAAGTCGTCGGTATCAACGATGTGATGGACGACTCGGAAATCGACTACTTCGCCCAGTACGACACCGTCATGGGTGAACTCGAAGGGGCCAGCGTCGACGACGGCGTCCTCACGGTCGAGGGGACCGACTTCGAAGCAGGCATCTTCCACGAAACAGATCCCACACAGCTCCCGTGGGACGACCTCGATGTCGACGTGGCCTTCGAGGCGACCGGCATCTTCCGCACCAAGGAGGACGCGAGCCAGCATCTCGACGCCGGGACCGACAAGGTCCTCATCTCCGCCCCGCCGAAGGGCGACGAGCCGGTCAAGCAGCTCGTCTACGGCGTCAACCACGACGAGTACGACGGCGAGGATGTCGTCTCGAACGCCTCCTGTACGACCAACTCCATCACGCCGGTCGCGAAGGTCCTCGACGAGGAGTTCGGCATCAACGCCGGCCAGCTAACGACGGTCCACGCCTACACCGGCTCCCAGAACCTGATGGACGGCCCGAACGGCAAGCCCCGCCGTCGCCGTGCGGCCGCCGAGAACATCATCCCGACCTCGACCGGTGCCGCGCAGGCGACCACCGAGGTCCTGCCCGAGCTTGAAGGCAAACTCGACGGGATGGCTATCCGCGTCCCGGTGCCGAACGGCTCCATCACCGAGTTCGTTGTCGACCTCGACGACGACGTGACGGAGAGCGATGTCAACGCCGCCTTCGAGGAGGCCGCTGCCGGCGAACTCGAAGGCGTGCTGGGCGTCACGAGCGACGACGTCGTCTCCTCGGACATCCTCGGGGACCCGTACTCCACGCAGGTCGACCTGCAGTCGACGAACGTCGTCTCCGGGATGACGAAGATTCTCACCTGGTACGACAACGAGTACGGCTTCTCGAACCGGATGCTCGACGTGGCCGAGTACATCACTGAGTAA
- a CDS encoding ASCH domain-containing protein — MAQIDAGEILPNDHVQQMAAEGRVTQMHRGHQYADEGDTFEIDGTEFAVTDVTHRTLGDMTDEDAQREGSEDLDAYKERMKKVHGSFEWDDDSEVVRHRFAPVDE, encoded by the coding sequence ATGGCACAGATTGACGCCGGCGAGATTCTGCCCAACGACCACGTCCAGCAGATGGCTGCTGAGGGGCGGGTCACTCAGATGCACCGCGGCCACCAGTACGCCGACGAGGGCGACACGTTCGAGATCGACGGCACCGAGTTCGCGGTGACAGACGTAACACACCGGACACTGGGTGACATGACCGACGAGGACGCACAGCGTGAGGGGTCGGAAGACCTCGACGCGTACAAAGAACGGATGAAGAAAGTCCATGGCAGCTTTGAGTGGGACGACGACAGCGAGGTCGTCCGGCATCGGTTCGCGCCAGTCGACGAGTGA
- a CDS encoding PrsW family glutamic-type intramembrane protease, producing the protein MGKRRQDPVEVNADGSADLYEISTWEPRSRLDRFAHWLYHIGIRTLRYLVILAAILILLLQVAFGSLGALSDQPLFAGMAILSAVPALGLAAYIYYADVTTEEPLTLLVGTFLLGVLFAGFAGILNGFLGEPVQAIGSGFGLVPFLGQVFVFFLIVGPVEETVKLLAVRLYAFRDNRFDAVVDGAVYGAVAGLGFATIENALYITQNAEMATGTVELLAASSDITAIRALAGPGHVIYSAFAGYYLGLAKFNPDDAGPIVLKGLLIASLIHAVYNTLAGPVTAILAGIYNVNFLVAFFGFVIVYDSFFGLLLLKKVHAYRRAYRRAHEDPDETALRPEQTEFDP; encoded by the coding sequence ATGGGAAAGCGACGGCAGGACCCGGTCGAGGTAAACGCGGACGGGTCGGCAGACCTCTATGAGATATCGACTTGGGAGCCCCGGTCGAGGCTGGACCGGTTCGCCCACTGGCTCTACCACATCGGAATACGGACGCTGCGGTATCTGGTCATCCTTGCAGCCATTCTGATCCTCCTCCTGCAGGTCGCGTTCGGGAGCCTCGGCGCGCTCAGCGACCAGCCGCTGTTTGCCGGGATGGCCATCCTCTCTGCCGTGCCGGCGCTCGGACTCGCGGCCTACATCTACTACGCTGATGTGACTACGGAGGAACCACTGACGCTGCTCGTGGGAACGTTCTTGCTCGGAGTGTTGTTTGCCGGCTTTGCCGGTATTCTCAACGGGTTCCTCGGCGAGCCGGTTCAGGCAATCGGCTCCGGGTTCGGGCTCGTGCCGTTCCTCGGTCAGGTGTTCGTCTTCTTCCTCATCGTCGGTCCCGTCGAGGAGACCGTGAAACTGCTGGCGGTACGCCTGTACGCCTTCCGCGACAACCGCTTCGACGCCGTCGTCGACGGTGCGGTGTACGGCGCTGTCGCCGGTCTCGGCTTTGCGACTATCGAAAACGCGCTGTACATCACACAGAACGCCGAGATGGCTACCGGGACGGTCGAGTTACTCGCCGCGAGCAGCGACATCACCGCGATCAGAGCGCTCGCGGGGCCGGGCCACGTCATCTACTCGGCCTTCGCCGGCTACTACCTCGGTCTGGCGAAGTTCAACCCCGACGACGCCGGCCCAATCGTGCTGAAGGGACTGCTCATCGCTTCGCTCATCCACGCCGTCTACAACACGCTGGCCGGCCCGGTGACAGCTATCCTGGCGGGCATCTACAACGTCAACTTCCTCGTCGCGTTCTTCGGCTTCGTCATCGTGTACGACTCGTTTTTCGGCCTGCTGTTGCTGAAGAAGGTTCACGCCTACCGGCGGGCCTACAGGCGCGCTCACGAGGACCCGGACGAGACTGCGCTTCGCCCGGAACAGACCGAGTTCGACCCTTAG